One stretch of Aquimarina sp. Aq107 DNA includes these proteins:
- a CDS encoding bifunctional 4-hydroxy-2-oxoglutarate aldolase/2-dehydro-3-deoxy-phosphogluconate aldolase (catalyzes the formation of pyruvate and glyoxylate from 4-hydroxy-2-oxoglutarate; or pyruvate and D-glyceraldehyde 3-phosphate from 2-dehydro-3-deoxy-D-glyconate 6-phosphate), whose product MKNSAEHIITIMEKTGLIPVFNHQDIEVTKKVLDASYEAGIRVFEFTNRNEKALSVFTELRKYALKYNDLILGIGTIFTKIEVEQFLNAQADFIVSPALIPEIANHCNKKEVLWIPGCATVTEVYRAQQLGAKLIKAFPGNVLGVDFIKAIKTVLPKTKIMPTGGVQPSLENLRLWFDSGVSCVGMGSLLFSKNNIKNKDFLKLSSDIKEVLVSIKEIKNN is encoded by the coding sequence ATGAAAAACTCTGCAGAGCACATCATCACAATAATGGAAAAAACCGGATTAATTCCTGTTTTTAATCATCAAGATATTGAAGTTACTAAAAAAGTATTAGATGCTTCATATGAAGCAGGTATAAGAGTTTTTGAATTCACAAATAGAAATGAAAAAGCACTGTCTGTTTTTACTGAATTACGAAAATATGCATTAAAATACAATGATCTAATTTTAGGTATAGGAACCATTTTTACGAAAATTGAGGTTGAACAATTTCTTAACGCCCAAGCAGATTTTATAGTTTCTCCGGCATTAATTCCTGAAATCGCTAATCATTGCAATAAAAAAGAAGTGTTATGGATTCCTGGATGTGCCACTGTTACAGAAGTTTATAGGGCTCAACAACTAGGAGCAAAATTAATTAAAGCCTTCCCTGGTAATGTTTTAGGTGTAGATTTCATCAAAGCTATTAAAACTGTATTACCTAAAACTAAAATAATGCCTACCGGAGGTGTACAGCCTTCTCTGGAAAATTTAAGATTATGGTTTGATTCTGGAGTAAGTTGCGTTGGAATGGGATCTCTACTTTTTAGTAAAAACAATATTAAGAACAAAGATTTCTTAAAACTTTCTTCGGATATAAAAGAAGTATTGGTGAGCATTAAAGAAATTAAAAACAACTAA
- a CDS encoding TRAP transporter substrate-binding protein yields the protein MRIKILFPLFIGLLIIGSCSTKKEVKILRLAHTLDTKHPVHKAMTILGEKLKKKSNGTLEVKLYPSGQLGAERECLELLQIGSLDITKVSAAVLENFITEYKVFSIPYLFRDRQHAFQVFDGAIGDEMLTKGDKYRLRGLTFYDAGSRSFYTKEKPITTPEDLKGLKIRVQKSNMAVAMVNSLGGSPTPISWGELYTALQQGVVDGAENNLPSFYTSKHYEICKYFSLDQHTAVPDVLLIGLDTWERLSEQEQIWLKEAARESTIEQRKLWAASEKESLDIITASGVEIITPDKTLFEQETESIQKMFQDNPDMLSLIKNIKNTKQ from the coding sequence ATGAGAATCAAGATACTATTTCCACTTTTTATAGGACTATTAATAATAGGATCTTGTTCTACGAAAAAAGAAGTCAAAATACTAAGACTAGCGCACACATTAGACACCAAACATCCTGTGCATAAAGCAATGACTATTTTAGGTGAAAAACTTAAAAAAAAATCAAACGGAACTTTAGAAGTTAAATTATACCCAAGTGGTCAATTGGGCGCAGAACGTGAATGTCTTGAATTGCTACAAATTGGAAGCCTAGACATCACAAAAGTTTCTGCAGCTGTATTAGAAAACTTTATCACAGAATACAAGGTTTTTAGTATTCCATATTTATTTAGAGATAGACAACACGCTTTTCAAGTTTTTGATGGAGCTATTGGAGATGAAATGCTTACTAAAGGAGATAAATATCGACTAAGAGGATTAACTTTTTATGATGCAGGAAGTCGTAGTTTCTATACAAAAGAGAAGCCAATAACAACTCCAGAAGATCTTAAGGGTTTGAAAATAAGAGTCCAAAAAAGTAATATGGCTGTTGCAATGGTCAATTCTTTAGGAGGATCTCCCACTCCCATTTCATGGGGAGAATTATATACAGCTCTACAACAAGGTGTTGTCGATGGCGCAGAAAACAATCTACCCAGTTTTTATACCTCTAAACATTATGAAATATGTAAATACTTTAGTCTTGATCAACATACTGCCGTTCCTGATGTTTTATTAATTGGTTTAGATACTTGGGAACGATTATCGGAACAAGAACAAATCTGGTTAAAAGAAGCTGCGAGAGAATCTACAATAGAACAACGTAAGTTATGGGCTGCATCAGAAAAGGAATCCTTGGATATTATTACCGCATCTGGAGTCGAAATTATAACTCCTGACAAAACTTTGTTCGAACAGGAGACAGAAAGTATTCAAAAAATGTTTCAAGATAATCCTGATATGCTATCCTTAATTAAGAATATCAAAAACACAAAGCAATGA
- the kduI gene encoding 5-dehydro-4-deoxy-D-glucuronate isomerase yields the protein MATAYESRYASHPKAVKAMDTTELRDEFLIENLMQLGQINLTYSHYDRYIAGSVVPKDTLKLEPIDPIKADYFLERRELGIINVGGKGEVIVDGTSYELEYKEALYVGKGNKEVLFKSQRSSNPAKFYINSAPAHHSYPTVKVTKEKANKIELGSLETSNHRTVIQLIVGGVVETCQLQMGMTELKKGSVWNTMPAHSHDRRMEVYFYFEVPNDQSVCHFMGQTHETRHIWMQNEQAVISPPWSIHSGSGTSNYTFIWGMAGENLDYGDMDTCKITDLK from the coding sequence ATGGCTACTGCTTACGAATCCAGATATGCATCTCACCCTAAAGCTGTAAAAGCGATGGATACTACAGAATTAAGAGATGAATTTTTGATAGAAAACCTAATGCAGTTAGGACAAATAAATCTTACTTATTCGCATTACGACAGGTACATCGCTGGATCGGTGGTACCAAAGGATACTTTAAAACTAGAACCTATCGATCCCATAAAAGCGGACTATTTTTTAGAAAGAAGAGAGCTGGGAATTATTAATGTTGGAGGAAAAGGAGAAGTTATAGTAGATGGAACTTCTTATGAACTAGAATACAAAGAAGCTTTATATGTGGGAAAAGGAAATAAAGAAGTATTATTTAAAAGTCAGCGTTCATCAAATCCTGCTAAATTCTATATCAATTCTGCACCAGCACATCACAGCTATCCTACGGTAAAAGTAACTAAAGAAAAGGCCAATAAAATAGAATTAGGCTCTTTAGAAACTTCTAACCATAGAACAGTGATACAGCTTATAGTTGGTGGTGTCGTAGAAACTTGTCAATTACAAATGGGAATGACAGAATTAAAAAAAGGTAGTGTATGGAATACAATGCCAGCACATTCTCATGATAGAAGAATGGAAGTATATTTTTATTTTGAAGTACCAAATGATCAATCTGTCTGTCATTTTATGGGGCAAACACACGAAACCAGACATATCTGGATGCAGAATGAGCAAGCAGTAATTTCACCTCCTTGGTCTATACATTCTGGTTCAGGAACCTCTAACTACACATTCATTTGGGGAATGGCCGGAGAGAATTTGGATTATGGGGATATGGATACATGTAAAATTACAGATCTTAAATAA
- a CDS encoding sugar kinase, whose translation MEKRVVTLGEVLMRLTTATNERFEQSNTYKVHFGGTEANVSISLAQWNVSATHITSFPNHSIGKTACNYLKKSGVDTNNIKFNDGRMGLYFLENGVMQRSSKIIYDRFDSSFSKLNPTIFNWDEILKDVDWFHWTGITPAISESAAQLCLDALTSAQKLGITVSGDINYRRNLWQYGKSPLEIMPELISKTNVIVGGLTDFENCLDISANNFEEGCKKVQQKYTTVHTLSNTQREILSASQNKLSAILWRNNKYNVSKTYTMENIVDRIGGGDAFMAGLIYGLMHKEEDDALEFAVASAVLKHGILGDANLVSVEEIEQLVQGDNIGRLLR comes from the coding sequence ATGGAGAAAAGAGTTGTTACTTTAGGTGAGGTTCTAATGCGTCTTACTACCGCCACGAATGAGCGATTCGAGCAATCGAATACATATAAGGTACATTTTGGCGGAACAGAAGCTAATGTTTCAATCTCTCTTGCACAATGGAATGTCAGCGCTACTCATATCACTTCATTTCCAAATCATTCCATAGGAAAAACTGCTTGCAACTACTTAAAAAAGTCAGGAGTTGACACCAATAACATAAAATTCAATGATGGAAGAATGGGGCTTTATTTTTTAGAAAATGGTGTTATGCAACGATCTTCTAAAATCATATATGATCGTTTTGATTCTTCCTTTTCAAAATTAAACCCTACTATTTTTAACTGGGACGAAATTTTAAAAGATGTAGATTGGTTTCATTGGACAGGAATCACACCGGCGATCTCTGAATCCGCAGCTCAACTATGTCTCGATGCTTTGACTTCGGCTCAAAAATTAGGAATAACAGTAAGTGGAGATATTAATTATAGAAGAAACCTATGGCAATATGGGAAATCACCTTTAGAAATAATGCCTGAGCTTATTAGCAAAACTAATGTTATCGTAGGTGGGCTTACTGATTTTGAAAATTGCCTAGACATTTCAGCAAACAACTTTGAAGAAGGATGTAAAAAAGTACAGCAGAAATACACTACTGTGCATACGCTATCTAATACCCAACGAGAAATCCTTTCTGCATCTCAAAATAAGTTATCGGCAATACTTTGGAGAAATAATAAGTACAATGTCTCTAAAACTTATACTATGGAAAACATTGTAGATCGCATTGGCGGTGGTGATGCTTTTATGGCAGGATTAATTTATGGATTGATGCACAAAGAAGAGGATGATGCTCTTGAATTTGCCGTGGCTTCTGCAGTATTGAAACATGGAATTCTTGGAGATGCAAATTTAGTTTCTGTAGAAGAAATAGAACAACTAGTACAAGGGGATAACATTGGAAGACTATTAAGATAA
- a CDS encoding TRAP transporter small permease has translation MRKTIDTFLEKALILIFSLMLFSVIWQVFSRFLLKSPSTITDEISSFSLIWLGLLGAAYATGKRLHLAIDLIPSHIVAKRQKLYESIVQGSILIFGFLVMVIGGARLCWLTFVFQQKSATLEIPLGFIYLVIPISGILICYYSLVILLRKKDLAL, from the coding sequence ATGAGAAAAACAATAGATACATTTTTAGAAAAAGCGCTAATTCTAATATTTTCATTGATGTTATTTAGTGTTATATGGCAGGTGTTTTCAAGATTTTTATTAAAATCTCCTAGTACTATTACTGATGAGATTTCGAGCTTCTCCTTAATATGGCTAGGCCTATTGGGAGCGGCATACGCCACGGGAAAACGCTTACACCTTGCCATAGATCTGATACCTTCTCATATTGTAGCTAAAAGACAAAAATTATATGAAAGTATTGTGCAAGGATCTATATTAATTTTTGGATTTCTTGTTATGGTTATTGGTGGAGCAAGACTTTGTTGGCTGACATTTGTGTTTCAGCAAAAATCAGCTACACTAGAAATTCCTTTAGGGTTTATCTATTTGGTAATTCCTATAAGCGGCATATTGATATGCTATTATTCTTTAGTCATACTATTACGTAAAAAAGATCTTGCATTATGA
- a CDS encoding gluconate 5-dehydrogenase, which yields MSLSLFDIKDKNALITGSTHGLGMAMAKGLGLSGAKIIVNGNSSQEKINNAVDSYKELGIDARGYKFDVTNEEEVKNAIKQIEEEVGPIHILINNAGIIKRTPLEKMEVSDFKEVINVDLVSPFIVSKHVVQGMIERKSGKIINICSMMSELGRNTVGAYAAAKGGLKMLTQNMATEWAKYNIQVNGIGPGYFATEQTAPIRIDGHPFNDFIINRTPAAKWGDPKDLAGTAIFLASKASDFVNGHILYVDGGILATIGKPTNEK from the coding sequence ATGTCACTATCACTATTTGATATAAAAGATAAAAATGCTCTAATTACAGGATCAACACATGGCTTAGGTATGGCTATGGCCAAAGGGTTAGGACTTTCAGGAGCTAAAATTATCGTAAACGGAAATTCCTCTCAAGAAAAAATTAACAATGCAGTAGATTCATATAAAGAATTAGGAATAGATGCTCGAGGTTATAAATTCGATGTAACTAATGAAGAAGAAGTAAAAAATGCTATTAAACAAATTGAAGAAGAAGTAGGTCCTATCCATATTCTAATCAATAATGCGGGTATTATAAAACGTACGCCTCTAGAAAAAATGGAAGTTTCTGATTTTAAAGAAGTAATTAACGTAGACCTTGTTAGCCCATTTATAGTTTCTAAGCACGTAGTTCAGGGAATGATCGAAAGAAAATCAGGAAAAATAATTAATATCTGTTCTATGATGAGTGAATTAGGGCGCAATACTGTTGGCGCATACGCTGCTGCAAAGGGAGGATTAAAAATGCTAACTCAGAATATGGCTACAGAATGGGCTAAATACAATATACAAGTGAATGGAATTGGTCCAGGATATTTTGCAACAGAACAAACAGCACCAATCCGTATAGATGGACATCCATTTAATGATTTCATAATTAATCGTACTCCAGCGGCTAAATGGGGCGATCCTAAAGACTTAGCTGGTACGGCTATTTTTTTAGCTTCTAAGGCAAGTGATTTTGTAAATGGACATATTCTCTATGTAGATGGTGGTATTCTAGCAACTATTGGTAAACCTACAAACGAAAAGTAA
- a CDS encoding DUF4861 domain-containing protein: MKHLCIIISLALIVISCKKESVSDLDKKYINFTNTSNIDRMDESIIIPKNIIINKLDSIPDNRVPIIKDSSGRIIPFQLDYLEKKGIWDELSLTLDFKANQTQKLELTTIATESIPSFTPRTNIRFGIGTNKNTVKEVLEQKRIGDPRTNDSIFYQMEGPAWENDKIGFRFYFDPRNGIDIFGKNTSELVLDRVGLGDGNYHELDDWGMDVLKVGNSLGAGALAIKHNDSLIRLTGKDQAEFKTITEGPIRSIFEMTYTNSKIGDQNIDVVHRITIWKGQWGYQSQVFFRGATNQMDLVTGIVNLKPNDKYSKKSKNHFVLETFGAQSENNDLLGMAIIIPKDDFINEGEAPKENTDITTTYYTVMNASNKKPSTFYFLAGWEQSNVQFNTYEGFDKIVSEMSEKLSNPILIE; encoded by the coding sequence ATGAAACATTTATGCATCATTATTTCCTTAGCGCTTATAGTAATAAGTTGTAAAAAGGAATCCGTATCTGATCTGGATAAAAAATATATCAACTTTACGAATACTTCCAACATAGATAGAATGGATGAAAGTATTATTATCCCTAAAAACATAATAATAAACAAGTTAGATAGCATCCCTGATAATAGAGTTCCTATAATTAAAGATTCATCTGGAAGGATCATTCCTTTTCAATTAGATTACCTAGAAAAAAAGGGAATTTGGGATGAGTTAAGTCTAACTCTAGACTTTAAAGCAAATCAAACACAAAAATTAGAATTAACAACAATTGCTACAGAAAGTATTCCTTCGTTTACTCCAAGAACAAATATTAGATTCGGAATCGGAACTAATAAGAATACTGTAAAAGAAGTTTTAGAACAAAAACGAATAGGTGATCCACGAACCAACGATAGTATTTTTTATCAAATGGAAGGACCCGCTTGGGAGAATGATAAAATAGGCTTTAGATTCTATTTTGATCCACGAAATGGTATTGACATTTTTGGAAAAAACACCTCCGAACTTGTATTAGATCGCGTAGGTTTAGGAGACGGAAATTATCATGAATTAGATGATTGGGGAATGGATGTCCTAAAAGTTGGAAACTCTCTAGGAGCTGGAGCATTAGCTATAAAACACAATGATTCTCTGATTAGACTTACTGGAAAAGACCAAGCAGAATTTAAAACTATTACAGAAGGACCAATAAGATCAATTTTTGAGATGACCTATACGAATTCAAAAATTGGAGATCAAAATATAGATGTTGTCCATAGAATTACCATTTGGAAAGGACAATGGGGGTATCAGAGTCAAGTGTTTTTTAGAGGTGCGACCAATCAAATGGATTTGGTTACGGGTATTGTAAATTTAAAACCTAACGATAAATATTCTAAAAAATCAAAAAACCATTTTGTTCTAGAGACTTTCGGAGCACAATCAGAAAACAATGATTTGTTAGGTATGGCGATCATAATCCCTAAAGATGATTTTATAAACGAAGGAGAAGCTCCAAAGGAAAACACAGATATTACAACAACCTACTACACTGTAATGAATGCTTCTAACAAAAAACCTTCTACTTTTTACTTCCTTGCCGGATGGGAACAATCCAATGTCCAATTCAATACCTATGAAGGTTTTGATAAAATAGTTTCCGAAATGAGCGAAAAATTATCAAATCCAATATTAATAGAATAA
- a CDS encoding TRAP transporter large permease — MNYTEVLILTLSFLVLLSIRVPVAYAIGLSGLFTLIVAMPFMPSVTTLAQRMATSLDSFTLSAIPFFILAGQIMNRGGIAVRLINFAKAIVGPLPGGLAFVNIFACMLFGAISGSAVAAASAIGGFMNPMMEKEGYDKSFSAAVNITSSTTGLLIPPSNVLIIYSLASGGVSIAALFVAGYVPGLLIGFALMLVAGIYSVIKKYPTEKLVSLKVFLKRFLDALPSLLLLVVVIGGIVAGIFTATEASAIAVIYTFILALAYKEISLKSIAPILLETIKTSSIVLLLIATSIAMSWVMSYENIPQEISNALLSISDNPIIILILINLILLFVGVFMDMTPAVLIFTPIFLPIVTDLGMNPIHFGIVMILNLCIGLCTPPVGSVLFVGCSVAELSIQKVIRPLMPLFLIMILVLVLITYIPELSLWLPRLFDL; from the coding sequence ATGAATTATACTGAAGTTTTAATCCTAACATTAAGTTTTCTTGTATTACTCTCAATTCGAGTTCCCGTAGCGTATGCCATTGGTCTATCTGGATTATTCACCCTTATTGTAGCCATGCCATTTATGCCATCAGTAACCACGTTAGCGCAAAGAATGGCAACATCTTTGGACAGTTTTACCCTTTCTGCAATTCCTTTTTTCATACTAGCAGGTCAAATTATGAATCGAGGCGGTATCGCGGTACGACTCATAAATTTCGCAAAAGCTATTGTAGGGCCTTTACCAGGAGGATTGGCTTTTGTAAATATATTTGCTTGTATGCTTTTTGGTGCAATATCCGGTTCTGCAGTTGCAGCTGCTTCAGCTATTGGTGGGTTTATGAATCCAATGATGGAAAAAGAAGGGTATGATAAATCTTTTAGTGCTGCTGTAAATATAACTAGTTCTACGACAGGTTTATTAATCCCACCAAGTAATGTTTTAATTATATATTCTCTAGCTAGTGGTGGTGTTTCTATTGCTGCTCTATTTGTAGCAGGGTATGTCCCAGGTTTATTGATTGGATTTGCTTTAATGTTAGTCGCTGGTATTTATTCGGTAATCAAAAAGTATCCTACCGAAAAACTTGTTAGTCTTAAGGTTTTTCTTAAACGATTTTTAGATGCATTACCGAGTCTTCTTTTACTTGTAGTTGTTATTGGAGGAATCGTAGCTGGAATTTTCACAGCCACAGAAGCTTCTGCAATAGCAGTTATTTATACTTTTATATTAGCTCTTGCTTATAAAGAAATTTCGCTTAAAAGCATTGCTCCGATATTATTAGAAACTATAAAAACCTCATCAATCGTGTTATTGCTAATTGCAACCTCTATTGCAATGTCTTGGGTAATGTCTTATGAAAACATTCCTCAAGAAATTAGTAATGCATTACTTTCAATTAGTGATAATCCAATTATTATTTTAATACTTATCAATTTAATTTTATTATTTGTGGGAGTCTTTATGGATATGACTCCAGCAGTATTGATTTTTACTCCAATTTTTTTACCTATTGTAACAGATTTAGGAATGAATCCTATACATTTTGGTATTGTTATGATTCTAAACCTTTGTATCGGATTATGCACGCCTCCTGTAGGTTCTGTACTTTTTGTAGGGTGTAGTGTAGCAGAATTAAGTATTCAGAAAGTAATTCGTCCTTTAATGCCTTTGTTTTTAATTATGATTCTAGTATTGGTTTTAATCACATATATTCCAGAGTTAAGTTTATGGCTTCCTAGGCTATTTGATCTTTAA